DNA sequence from the Methanofollis formosanus genome:
TCGTCGACCACCACCACCCGGACGCGATCGTCGACGATTACCTGGTCGCCCATGTCAACCCCTACCATGTGGGTGCCGACTTCGGGATCACGGCCGGGATGCTCGGGACCGAGGTAGCCCGGCTCATTTTCCCGGGCGTGAGCGACCGGATCAAACACTTCCCGGCGGTCGCCGCGGTCGGCGACCGGAGCGAGGCGCCGGAGAGACAGCGCTACCTTGATCTCATCGCCGAGGAGTACTCCGAGGACGTGTGCAAGGACATCGCCCTCGCCCTGGACTACGAGCAGTTCTGGCTCCGGTTCAACGACGGCAGGGAGATCGTCAAGGACATCCTGAATGTGGACGGCGAGCGGGACCTGCAGGACAAGTTCGTCAACCTCCTGGTCGACGAGGCGAACGCCGCCATCGAGGGCCAGATGGAAGCCTCCATGCCCCATGTCACCGAGGAGATCCTCCCGAACGGCGCTCATCTCTTCAGGATCGACGTGGAGATCTTCGCCCACCGCTTCACCTTCCCGCCCCCGGGCAAGACGTCGGGCGAGATCCACGACCGGCTCTGCAAGCAGCACCCCGGCGAACCGGTGGTCACGCTCGGGTTCGGCCCGGACTTCGCGGTGCTCCGTTCCCGCGGCGTGATGATGAACATCCCGCAGATGGTCCGGGAACTCCACGAGGAGATCCGGGGCGGCGGGATCAGCGGCGGCGGCCACCTGGTGGTCGGGTCGATCAAGTTCGTCGAAGGGATGCGCGAGGCGGCGCTCGCCGGTCTGGTCGAGAAGATCGGACGCGTGCCGGTGGAATCGTCCCTGCCCGCACAATCCGAGGACTGAATAAGGCTCAGGCCCTCTTCTTCCCTCGCACGGAACAAGAGGTCGGGGTCATACAGTACCCTTCTGGTACTCTTTTCTTCTCCTGTCGTGCCGTCTTCTCCTAACGCTCACTTCCGGCGAAAGGGATATATGCGGCGGCCCTGAGGTAGTACTTCATCGGAGGGATTGCTATGGTACGAAGCATATATGCCAGGATCTCCGGGGTCGGCATCGTCTGCGCTCTTCTCCTGCTGGCCCTGGTCGTCATCGCACCGGCCGCGGCACGGGGAGATACGATCGCCGAGATCGAATCTGGAGACACGGTCTTTGTCTATGAAGAAGGGTTGGACCTCTCGGCCCTGAGAAACGAAACGACCGATACCCCGGTGACCGCGCTGGTCAAGTACACGGACGACGACCTCGATAAGGGTGAGATAAACCGCATCTCGGTCCCGGACGAGACCGACTTCGACCTCGACGATGCCGATGTCGGTGAATACACCGGACTGTACTACGCCTACAGCAAGGAAGACAACGCCCGCACCGGGAAGAGGATCATGGTCAGGTACCCCGAGGTCAGGATCGAACCCGTCCTCGCCGCCCCGAACCATGCCGACCGGATCGAGGGGATCACCATCCCGACCGGGACGGCGATCGCCTTCAAGGTGATCGGTTCCTATGTGGGCACCCAGTACGTCGCCGGCGACGAGCACGCCTCGGTCGACATCGTGGTCACGACACCTGGCGGAGCCGAACTGACGACGTTCGAAGGGCGCGATCTTACGGATCTCCCGCTCACTGCCTCAAACTTCTACACCGACGATCCGGGAATGCCGGGTCCGATCAGACTCGAAGGACTTGAGGAAGGGAAGTATAAAGTCCAGGCACGGTGGCACTCTCCGCAGGGTTTTGCCGACTATGCGGAGGACTCGAATATCATTACCATCTATTCGGGCGAGAGGATCGGGGTCAATACCCCCCTGCCGACGCCGACGGTGACGACGGTGACAACGCCGACCACGACCGTCACCGGAACCCCGACGGCGGCACCGACAACGGCTGTACCAACGGAGACTACAGCCGAAACAACAGTGTCTGAAACTTCGGTTCCGGAGACGACCACGACGGTCCCGGCCACGACGCCTGCGCCGACCCCGCTGACATTGATCCCCGTTTTCGCCGCACTTTTGCTCGGCATCCTTGTGATGACGAGAGAATAGAATCATCTTTTTTTATGGAACTATAACCGACTTAGAAGCCAGAAATACTCATTTACAGGGAGAGAAGCAGGGAAAAACACAAGATATATATAAAGAAGTGCTGATAGGTCTAACAAGCCGAGGTATCGATATGAGTAACAATAAGAGTATCCGGGAAAACTATAACGATACACAGAACCGGATTGTCAAATATCTCATGGGGGGTTTAAGAAAAGGCAAACATTACTTCAAGTCGAAGTATATCGCTCACGACCTTGGACTCTCGGCAAAAGAGGTCGGCACCAACCTCGCTATCCTCTCAGAGATCTGTGAAGAACTCGAGATCAAGAGGTGGAGTTACTCGAACTCGACGACATGGATGGTCAGCCCCAGGGCGGCATGATTAATATACACGGCCACAATTTTTAGGTATGGAACCGATCGTCTCTTTCGAGTCTGAGATCGAATTTGTCGCCAGGATCAACGAGTTCAAGGACTGCATCATGCAGCAGGGCCCGGAGAGCGGGGGAGAACAGGATCCCGAGCAACTCTGGTTCAACATCGATATCCCGAAGGGCCACGGACTCAAGGCGGGCGACCGCGTGCGGATCACCGTCGAGAAGATCTGAACTGATGAAGAGCGAGGTTCCGGTGTGCCGGTGTCAAAGGCGCGATCGGAATCGATCATGAAAACCATCGGTGACGGTGGATTTCAAAGAACCGCCTGAAACAGACGTTTCATGAGCGATTCTTCAGAAAAAACAATGCCCTTTTTTCTGCCCTGAAGAAATCAATCCTCCTTCGGCTTTGTAGAATCATCGTGATAGTTCTCTTCGACGGGTGGCTGGCCGCCCCCCTTTCAGGGTCATTGCTCCGCCTTCCACCCCAATCTTCATCCTGGGGGTCAGGGGACGGAGCCCCCGGCATAAACATGAGGGAAGGCGATAGATGAAGGTCACAGGGGGTTGAGGTGATGAAAAGAGGATGTTTTCTACAGAGCCGAGCCCAGGATACTTTTGGGATATGCTCCATGAAAATGATCGCTAAAATTGTGTCTATAGATGTTGCATGATGATTCGAACTCACCAAATCTCGCTGAAGCCGATATACAGAGGATAAAATCTTCTTCAGAGTGATCAGCCGCTCCAATCGTTGAATCTTCACCGCTGTCTTGTGCCGGGGGGTTGCACCCCTGATTCCTCACGACGAGGATAGACGGGGGCGGCGATGGAACAAGACCCCACCGGTTCTTCAGTCTTGAATAAAAGAGCGATCGAACGACGAGAAATTTTCATCCCGTATGTTTGAGGCGTAATCTCGCCTCATGAGCAATTACCATGAAAATGATCCTGACGATCATCTCTCCAGGTTTCCATAATGGTTTGAATCCACCACCCGCCTTCAGGACAGATACAGATATTGCAGATGCATCTCCTGAATGATCGGGCCTCTGCCTTCCCGGCCCTATCTTCGTCCCGGGGGTCCGGGGGCAGCGCCCCCGGCACCGATGTTTGGGAAGGCGTGATGATCCGATGTGCCGCCCCCATCGTAGAATCGTTCCTGGAATCCCGCACCGGGGGGTTTCACCCCCCGGACCCCCCACGACGAAGATCGGTGGGGGCGGCAATGAAGTGGTCGCCCTATGTGGTGTCCTGCTCCGAAGAGGGAGCAAGGATCCACTCACTAGAGACCACCAAGAATTTTCATCCCGTATGCTTGAGCCCAGGGTTCATGTCCGATTCTACAAAGCCCTGCACCTCTCCATCTCAGGACAAATGATCAAAATCCCCATGGAGGTTTACAAATACTCCCAATTTCGACAAAATGAAGTTATTTCGTGAAAAATCAACATCGTAATGATAAAATACCGATATACCATATACACTGGTGATGGCACGCGAGAAACTCAAACTCTGCGTATTTGGGTCCTTCAATGCAGGGAAGACTTCTCTTATCACCGCCCTCGATCCCTCTTCCAGGCATGTCGAGGCCGACTGCGACGGCGGGTCGACGACCGTCGCCCTCGACTTCGGCCGGGTGCAGGTGGGGGAGCAGCAGGTCTATCTCTTCGGGACACCAGGGCAGGACAGGTTTGAGTTTGCCAGAAAGATCCTCTCCAGGGGGATGGACGGAGCGATCATCGTAGTGGACTCGACCTATGCACCCGACGAGATGACGCGTGAATTGTATTCGTGGCTGAAGGGGACCGGGCTGCCGGTCGTCTTCATGCTCAACAAGTGCGACCTCCCCGAGTCCAGGCCCTCGCTCTATGCCGACGTGATCGGCGACGCCTCGGTCCACCTCGTCTCCGCCCGGACAGGCGAGAATGTGCATGAAGCGCTTGTCTCCTTTGTCAGCGGCATCGTCGAGGACGCCGATCCCGTTTTGTAGAAGGCCTCACACGTCGCGCCGGGGGCGCTGCCCCCCGCAAAGATATCGATCCTTTTCTATAACACCGCCTCTACTCACCCAATCGATAACCCCTCCCTTCAGATCAATCCCTTACCTCTCAACCCCCCGGATCTTCTCCAGGAAACCGGAAACAAATACTATATCTTCTCTTAATGGTCACACTCTGGTAATGGCAGCAACTCCCCCCACCACACCTTTTATCGGGCTCTCCTGCCTCTGCATCCTCGCTCTCGCTCTGACCGCAGGATGTACCGGCATCGGGTTTGGAGAGGCGACCTACACAGACGGCGCCCTCCAGCTCGAGGTGGACAACCCGTCAGAACCCACGGAGGCCACCCTCCAGGTGACGGTTGTGAAGACCAGCGGTTTCGGACAGGAACAGGTCGATACCTTTGTCAAAATCGAACACTTTCAGGAAGGCACCAATATCTTCTCCTTCCCGGTGGCCCTCGAACCAGGCACCTATAAACTCTATCTCTATCTCCTGAAAGGGGATGAACGGACGGCCGCCGTGATCAGGGACCTGCAGGTGTGACCATGAACGAATGTCTGGACGCCGCACGCGGGAGCGTACCTGCCGATCGTCTCTTCACCCACCTCTCCCTGTACAACCCCTTCACCTGCACCTGGGAAGAGACCTCCTTTGCGGTGAAGGACGGAACGGTCGTCGGGGTGGGCGAGGGTTACGAGGCCCTGGAGACCGTCGACCTGGAGGGCGCGAGGGTCGTGCCCGGCCTTATCGACGCTCATGTGCATATCGAGAGTTCTCTGCTCACACCCGGCGAATACGCGCGGGCAGTGTTGCCGCGGGGGACGACGACGGTCGTCGCCGACCCCCACGAGATCGCCAATGTATCAGGGAAAGAGGGGATCGAGTTCGTCCTCTCGGAGGGATCGCGCTCAGCCCTCTCGGTCCTGGTCACCCTCCCCTCCTGTGTCCCGGCCACTCCCCTGGACGAGGGCGGGGCCGTGCTCACGGCAGACGACCTTGCGGAATTTGTCGGGAGAGATGAAGTGGTGGGACTGGGCGAGGTGATGAATGTCCCCGGCGTCCTGAACGGCGATCCCGAGGTCTGGAAAAAGCTCGGGCTCTTCCGGGTCAGGGAGGGGCACGCACCCATGCTCTCGGGAAAAGACCTCAACGCCTATGTGTTCGCCGGGATACAGAGCGACCACGAGTCCACGACGCTTGAGGAGGGTGAGGAGAAACTCCGCCTCGGGATGTACGTCATGATGAGGGAGGGCTCGACCGAGCGAAACATCCGGGCCCTCGCGCCCCTGCTCACGCCCTGCACCTCGTCGCGCTGCTGTCTGGCGACCGACGACCGGCACGCCGACATGCTCCTCTCGGAGGGGCATATCGACGACTGCATCAGGAAACTGGTGAGGTGCGGGGTGTCCCTGGAACTGGCGCTCAGGGCGGTGACCCTCTCCTCCGCCCGGCGGTTCGGGCTTGATGACCGGGGTGCGATCGCACCGGGCCGGCGGGCCGACTTCTGCGTGCTCAGGGGTTCGCCGGAGTTCGAGGTGGAGACGACCTACGTACAGGGAGTACACTACGAAGATCCCGGCTATCAGACGCCGGCGTGCCCGCCGCCGGTCTTCAGGTGCCGCCCGCCCGTCCCTGAGGACCTTGCGATCGGGGGCAAGGGCATCGCCCGCGTCATCGGCCTGACCGAGGGGCAGATCGTCACCGACGACCTGCGGTGCAGGGTGGAGGACGTCCCTGACCTGGAGCATGACATCCTCAAGGTCGCGGTCTGCGACCGGTACCGGAACGGCGGGTGCGGGGTTGGCCTGGTCCACGGTTTCGGGATGAAAGAGGGTGCGATCGCCGCAAGCGTCTCCCACGACACCCACAACATCGTCGCCGTCGGGGTCTCGGACGAGGAGATCTGCCGGGCGATCAGGTCGGTGATCGCCCATCAGGGCGCGATGGTCACGGTGAGGGGCGAGCGGGTGACTGTCCTTCCCCTGCCGTGCGGGGGGTTGATGGCAACCGAGCCCTACCCGGAGGTCTGCCGGAGGCTCGAGGCCCTCACGGAGGAGACCAGGGCGATGGGGGCGGTCGAGCACCCGTTCATGTACCTCTCGTTCCTTGCGCTGACCGTCATCCCGCACCTCCGGGTGACCGACCGCGGGGTCTTTGATGCGGCGGCCTTCGCCGATGTCCCGCTCTTCTGTGAGGAGGGAAAGTAATGGACGAACATATCATCGAGGCCGCCGGGAAGGCGCGAGTCGTCGTCAGGGACGGGAAGGTCGTCGAGGTGGGCGAACCGGTGATCCGGTCATGCCCGCTCGCCGAACGGTTCTCCTATCCGGTCATGGAGATGACGAGAGAAGAGATCCAGAAGAACATCGAGGAGCGGATCCGCACCTTCGGGATGTGCACGCCTGAACGCAGGGTACTTGCCGACCCGGACTTCGTCCTCTTCGGGGCTTCGGAACTGATGAGCGCAGCGGTGCGGCGGGGCGACCTCGACGCCGCAGTCGTCGCCTGCGACGGGGCCGGGACGGTCGTCGCCATAAACCCGCGGCTGGTCCAGGGGATAGGCGGGCGGATGTCGGGACTGGTGAAGACCTCGCCCATCCCCGCAGTGATCAGCAGGATCGAGGAGAACGGCGGGATGGTGCTCGACCCCGAGACGGCGCGGATCGATCCGGTCGCCGGGGTCGAAGCGGCGGTGCAGGCCGGGTACCGGACGGTGGCGGTGACCGTCGCCTCGCCCGACATGGCCGAGGAGGTGAGGATACGCTACCCCGACGCCCTCATCGTGGGGGTGCACCTGACCGGGCTGTCGGCCGAGGAGGCCGAACGGATCGCGGCGGTGGCTGATATCGTGGCGGTCTGCGCCTCACGACACCTCCGCGAGGCGGCCGGACGGCGGGCTCTCCTTCAGGCCGGGACCGTGGTCCCGGTCTTTGCCCTGACGCAAGCAGGCAAAGAGATCATCCTGGCAAAGATCAGGGAGACCGACCGGCAGGTGCTGGTCACCGGCGGGCATCTCCCGGTCGCGGGAACGCGGGGGCCCGAGCCGCTGGTGTGAGATAACCAGAGGGTTCAAGGGTTTATCTCCGGGGTTCAACCATCGAACCCCTGCAATTTTTCCAATTTATCTTTTTTTCATTCTTATTCTCCAAACGATACCATGAGAATCAGACTATATGTCATGCTCCTCCTCATCGCCGTATGTACCGGTGCGGTGACGGCGGAGGAGAACACGGCGGCCCAGGTTGCGATCACCGGGGTTGCCGTCGATCCGGGTGTGCTCATGAAGGGCGACACCGGGACGGTCACCGTCACGGTCACCAACAATGGCCAGACCAGCGTCCCGATCGCGCGTGCCGCCCTCCTGGGCAACGACCTCTCGGTCCAGGACTCGGGGATCTACTCGTCGGTGAGCAACCTGGGTGCGGGAAATTCGATGGACTTCACCTTCACCGTGCAGGCCGATACCGCCGACGGGATCTATTATCCTTCCTTCTATCTCGACTACCGGGACGCAGGAAGCCTGCGCTATCCGGTGCCGGTGAAGGTGGAAAGCAGCGGACTCGAGGTCTCGGTGCTTCAGCAGCCTGAGGTCTATGCCGAGGAGAGGACCGAGACCGTCACGCTCCTGATCGGCAACCCGCGCGAGAACATGGTGAGCGGCGTCACCGTCAGGCCGGTGGGGGAGGGGATCGAGACGACCCAGACCAGCGCCTTTGTCGGCGACCTCCAGCCGGGCGGCTCGGCCGAGGTGACCTTCGACCTCCGCGCCTCGCAGTCGACCGACCTCACCTTCGAGACGACCTACCGGAACGGGATGAACTCTCACACCGCCGCGACGACGGTGCCGGTGGAGGTCGGCGAGGGGAAGGTCCGCGCCGAACCGGTGGTCAACAACATCAACGTAGTACAGAGTGGCGGACAGTTCACGGTCAGCGGGGACGTGAACAATGCCGGCCTTGAGGAAGCGAAGTCGGTCGTCGTGACCGTCGCCGAGCCTGCGATCCCCTCTGGCGCCTACCCGGCCTATGTCGTCGGGGCCCTCGAGCCTGACGACTTTTCCAGTTTCGAAGTGACCTTCACGGCGTCCGGCACCTCACCGGTCCCTCTTCTGGTCCAGTACAAGGACGGGGACGGGAATGCCTATGAAACGAGTTGTTCGGTTGATCTCAGGGGGGCCGGGACCGCGGCGCCGGCGAACGGCGATGTCGAGAACATGGCGGCTTCGAAGTCAGGCGGGCGCAACCCGATGGGCACCTTCGGCGGAGGGCTGCAAAACCTTCCGATCACCGAGATCCTCGTCGGTCTCCTGGTCGTCGTCGGTGCCCTCGTCGCCTGGCGGAAAGGGCTCTTTGCCGCCGCCGTACGGAAGGGCAGGGCGCGTCTGGGTCGGGACCGGGACGAGGACTGAACCGGGGTCAGGACAATGAACGATCTTCCGGTGATCAGACTGGACGGGGTGACCAGGGTCTACTCCATCCCTGCAGGAGACGTGGTGGCCCTCGACGATGTCTCCCTCGATATCATGGAAGGAGAGTTCGTGGCGATCATGGGGCCGTCGGGTTCGGGCAAGTCCACCCTGCTCAACCAGATCGGGAGCCTGGACGTCCCGACCTCAGGCGACCTCTTCATCGACGGGAGGAACACCAGGGAGATGACCGACGACGAACTCACCGATCTCAGGCGGGACTCCATCGGCTATATCTTCCAGAAATTCAACCTCATCCCGCTCCTCACGCTCTATGAGAACGTGGAGTATCCGCTCATCCTGAAGTACGGGAAGCGGGACGAGAGTGGACGGGCTACGGAGTTGTTGAAGATGGTCGGGCTCGAAGGGGCGATGATCGAGCATACCCCGACCGAGATCTCGGGCGGGCAGCAGCAGCGGGTGGCCATCGCACGGGCGCTGGTCAATGACCCGAAGATCCTCCTCTGCGACGAACCGACCGGGAACCTGGACTCGAAGACGAGCACCCAGATCATGGAGATCCTGGCCGACCTGAACCGGCGCGGCAAGACGGTGGTGATGGTCACCCACGACCCGGCGACGGCCGAGTATGCGAACAGGACGATCGTCATCAGGGACGGGAGGGTCGAGTGATGGCCGCCGATATCTTCTTCGACCTCTCGGTGAGGAGTGTGCGGCGTCACTTCCTCCGCTCGCTCCTCGCCGCCGTCGGGATCGTCATCGGGGTGGTCGCCATCACCTCGATGGGGATCATGGGGACGAGCATGAGTCTCTCGGTGACCGACTCGCTCACCGAGACCGGAAATGTGCTGGTGATCTATCCGGACTCAGGCGGGGACGGCGGCGGCAAGATGGGCGGGCCGTCAGGGGGCGACGAGGACGAGTACATCTCGGAGAATCAGGTCAGGGATATCGTCAGGGCCGCGGGTTCCAATGAGGTCGTCCCGATCTATTCAGAGACCGAGCAGATCCGGGCGGGTTCGGAGGAGAGACGGGCCACCATCTATGGCCTCGACACCGACCAACTCCCTGACCTTTTCGAGGTCGCCGAGGGCGACTATCCCAGGAGCACCTCGGGGGTGCTCGTCGGTCCGACGCTTGCCGAAAACCTGGACCTGAAGGTGGGGACCAGGATCAAGATCGGCGATCCGGACGACGAGGGCCAGCACACCGTCAGGGTCAACGGGATCCTGGAAGAGCGGGGCATGTCGATGGACCTCAACACCGACAATGCCGTCATCGCATCTGACCGGTGGTTCACCTCCGTCTTCGGCGGTGAGGGGGAGTACGACCAGGTGAACGTGGTTGTCGGGGCGATCGAGGATATCGATCAGGTCAAGGACGATATCGACCGGCACCTGAACAAGAAGGATGACGAGGTGAGGATCTGGGACTCAGGGCAGATGCTTGAGTCGATCACCTCGACGCTCGATACGATGACCGGGTTTATCATGGCGATCGGCGGGATCTCGCTGCTGGTCGCGGCGGTGAGTATCTTCAATGTGATGATGATGTCGGTGACGGAGCGGACGCGCGAGATCGGGATCCTCCGGAGTATCGGGACGAGACGAACCATCGTCAGGAGGATGTTCCTGTACGAGGCGTTCATCCTCGGCGGCGTGGGTGCGGTGATCGGCGGAGTGCTGAGTCTGGTCGCCGGGTACCTCGCGGTGCTCGTAATGATCGGGGATGCGGCGTACTTCTTCACGCCTGAAGCTCTGATCTATGTTCCGTACGGGATGTGCATCGGAGTCGCGGTCTGTGTCTTCTCAGGGCTCTATCCGGCATGGAAGGCGGCCGACCTCGATCCGGTCATGGCCCTGGCGGCGGAGTGAAGGTTTCATACTCTCAAGGCGCATGGAGGAATGAGGTGGATGATGGAGGACGAAGAAGGGACTCACACACTCCTGGTCGAGCGCGACGAGGACTTCCTCGCCGAACTCTCCGAGTATCTCGACGTGCTCGGGAGCGGGACGCGCCTGAAGATCCTGAAGGCAATCGAGCGGCGGCCCAAAGATGTCAGAGAAATCTCGCGCGAGATCGAGACGAGTTATGAGAACACCAAGAAGCACATCGACAAACTGCTCAGGATCGGGGTGATCAGGAAGGAGGCCGGGATGAGCAGGCCGACGGTGAAAGGGGTGCATCCGGTCTGGAAGTATTCGGTGGTTCCCGGCGGGATGGAGGGGATTGTCAGGAGTCTCAGTCTTTTTGGCAATATCGGGCTCATGCCCTCCGACGCCGTGCTCTCCGAACGTCTTGCTGCGGTGCAGGAGCAGGTCTCGGAGGAACTGGCGACGGCCGTGCCGGTGCTGATGCTCCTCGGCGGTCCAGACGACGGGAAGGTCTTCCCCCTCCATGGGGAGCGGGTCGCCGTCGGCCGCGAGGACCCTGCCGGGGCGGGAGAGTACGACGAGGTGGTCGATATCGTCCTCGCCGAGCATTACGCCGCGGTGACCAGGGTCACGCGCCCGCACGCCCTGCTGACGCTGGAGGAGGGTACCTGGTACCTGGAGGACTGCGGGAGCACCGGCGGGACGGTGCTCAACAGTGTCCCGCTCGAAGGGAAACAGAAGGTCGCCCTCAGTGACGGAGACCTCATCGGTCTCGGGAAGGGCATGAAGGGCGCACGTCTCGTCGTCACCCTGCCAGGGGCCTGAGGCGGCAGGGTCGCATTCCGTCGATTTCATACCCTCCTCTCTCCCATACTTTTTCTGGTCAAAATATCCCCGCTCTCTCCGGGGGTACCCCGACGATGACATGCATGCGATCCCCTGAGGCCCTCATCTGGTGTCTGCTCCTTTTTTTCCTCGTCGGAGTGGTCGCTCCGGTCATGGGAGCGGCGGAGGTGATGATCCCCGTCGAAGGGCCGCATATGGACGTCCAGGAGATGCAGCACCCCTGGAGGGAGGGGAATGTCACCGGGGACGCGGGAGGTTTCCAGCCGGCGAGGGCCGGGTTCCATCCGGCGGCGAATCAGGCAGCCCTGGCAACGACGGTGATGGCCTACTTCACCGCCTTCTTCAGCGTCGGCCTCTCCATCCTGGTCGTCGCCGTGCTCTTCACCCTTGGCAGGGGGACGTCTCGGGGCTACCGATATGCCCTCCCCCGAGGGGGTTTTGGGCTTCTCGCAACGGCGTACGGTATCTCCGGATCGTTCTCCGCCATCTTTGCCGTCGGTGCTCTCTCGACCTTCAACCTGGTGACGATGAACTCCATCTCCGGCGGGGGACGAGCGCCCGACCTGACTGTCGCCTTCGTGGGCATCTGTCTTGTCTACCTTGCCTTCTCCTCCTTCGCCCTCGCGTATGCATCCTTCAGGCGTCTCCCGGTGATCTACCTTCTCAGGGCCCACCCGCTCCCGGCCCTGACCCTTCTCCTGGTCGGTCTGGTCGGAGCCGTGCCGCTCTTCCGCGGGCCGGGCGGCGATCTCCTCGCGGTGCCGGTGCTCCTTGCGTCTGCGATCTTTCCGGTTCTCCAGATGCGGGGTCTCACCGTCACGGAGCGGGGATCCGCGACGATCACCGGCGGGGACGAAGGGCCTCTGACGGTCGTCGGGGACGAAGAGGCGGTGCCTCCGAGATCGCCGTCCGGTTTTCCCGCGGGGTTTTCGGGGCGGTACGCCGATGTGACGTACGTCGGCAGAGGTGGGAACGCGAGCGTCTTCCGGGCGGTCCGCCGTACCGACGGCGAGGTGGTCGCGGTCAAGATCCCCCTCGGGACCGACGAACTGACCGGCCGCTACTTCCTCAAGGAGATGCGGATTTGGGAGGGGCTCGACCACCCGAATATCGTGAGGCTGTACGCCCTCAACATCCTGCCCGTCCCCTTCGTCGAGATGGAATATGTGGAACAGTCGCTCCAGGAGATCGAGAAACCGGTGAGCCCGACGGTGGCCCTGAAGATCGCGAGAGGAGTCGCCGCAGGACTCGGCTACGCCCATGAGAGGGGAGTGATCCACCGGGACATCAAACCGGCAAACCTCCTCATCGCACCCGGATGGGTCCCGAAGATCACCGACTGGGGCCTGGGCAAGGAGGTCGCCGATACCGGGACGACAACGGTGGTCGCCTTCTCCCTGGACTACGCAGCCCCCGAACAGGTTTCGCCCTCGCAGTTCGGGTCTCCCGGCAAGGAGACCGACATCTTCCAGTTCGGGGTGGTGCTGTACGAACTTCTCACCGGCAGGCGCCCGTTCCCTGGTGAGGGGATCGGCGAGGTGAGCATGGCGATCCTCACTGCCGACCCTCCCCTCCCCTCAACGCTGGACCCCTCCCTTGCCTGCTGGGACAGGGTCGTGGAGAGGTGTCTGGCAAAAGATCCGAAGCACCGGTACCGCTCGGTCGCAGACCTCCTCGCTGCCCTGGACGAGGTGGAGGAGGAGTGAATCGTTGAACCAATCGGTTCAACCATTGCACTCCAGGTATTTCGGGAATATTTATCCGCACCTGCAGACTGGTGATCAGGGTGTCCATCCGGCACCCGATATCTGGAGGAAGAAGATGAGAAAGATCGGCATCATCGGCATCATATGCCTCTGTTGTGTCGGTGCGTTTCTGGCCATGCCGGCAAGCGCATTCTTCGGCGGAGACTCCGGCCATGCCCCCAGGATGCACTATGCCCAGGGGGGTGCATTGAGTGCTGCATGCGAGGAGAACAGGTTCGGCGGGTTCGGTGCGGGCAACCACGGCGCA
Encoded proteins:
- a CDS encoding DUF7123 family protein; the encoded protein is MSNNKSIRENYNDTQNRIVKYLMGGLRKGKHYFKSKYIAHDLGLSAKEVGTNLAILSEICEELEIKRWSYSNSTTWMVSPRAA
- the ade gene encoding adenine deaminase — translated: MNECLDAARGSVPADRLFTHLSLYNPFTCTWEETSFAVKDGTVVGVGEGYEALETVDLEGARVVPGLIDAHVHIESSLLTPGEYARAVLPRGTTTVVADPHEIANVSGKEGIEFVLSEGSRSALSVLVTLPSCVPATPLDEGGAVLTADDLAEFVGRDEVVGLGEVMNVPGVLNGDPEVWKKLGLFRVREGHAPMLSGKDLNAYVFAGIQSDHESTTLEEGEEKLRLGMYVMMREGSTERNIRALAPLLTPCTSSRCCLATDDRHADMLLSEGHIDDCIRKLVRCGVSLELALRAVTLSSARRFGLDDRGAIAPGRRADFCVLRGSPEFEVETTYVQGVHYEDPGYQTPACPPPVFRCRPPVPEDLAIGGKGIARVIGLTEGQIVTDDLRCRVEDVPDLEHDILKVAVCDRYRNGGCGVGLVHGFGMKEGAIAASVSHDTHNIVAVGVSDEEICRAIRSVIAHQGAMVTVRGERVTVLPLPCGGLMATEPYPEVCRRLEALTEETRAMGAVEHPFMYLSFLALTVIPHLRVTDRGVFDAAAFADVPLFCEEGK
- a CDS encoding methanogenesis marker 8 protein — protein: MDEHIIEAAGKARVVVRDGKVVEVGEPVIRSCPLAERFSYPVMEMTREEIQKNIEERIRTFGMCTPERRVLADPDFVLFGASELMSAAVRRGDLDAAVVACDGAGTVVAINPRLVQGIGGRMSGLVKTSPIPAVISRIEENGGMVLDPETARIDPVAGVEAAVQAGYRTVAVTVASPDMAEEVRIRYPDALIVGVHLTGLSAEEAERIAAVADIVAVCASRHLREAAGRRALLQAGTVVPVFALTQAGKEIILAKIRETDRQVLVTGGHLPVAGTRGPEPLV
- a CDS encoding COG1361 S-layer family protein, whose amino-acid sequence is MRIRLYVMLLLIAVCTGAVTAEENTAAQVAITGVAVDPGVLMKGDTGTVTVTVTNNGQTSVPIARAALLGNDLSVQDSGIYSSVSNLGAGNSMDFTFTVQADTADGIYYPSFYLDYRDAGSLRYPVPVKVESSGLEVSVLQQPEVYAEERTETVTLLIGNPRENMVSGVTVRPVGEGIETTQTSAFVGDLQPGGSAEVTFDLRASQSTDLTFETTYRNGMNSHTAATTVPVEVGEGKVRAEPVVNNINVVQSGGQFTVSGDVNNAGLEEAKSVVVTVAEPAIPSGAYPAYVVGALEPDDFSSFEVTFTASGTSPVPLLVQYKDGDGNAYETSCSVDLRGAGTAAPANGDVENMAASKSGGRNPMGTFGGGLQNLPITEILVGLLVVVGALVAWRKGLFAAAVRKGRARLGRDRDED
- a CDS encoding DUF3821 domain-containing protein, with the protein product MVRSIYARISGVGIVCALLLLALVVIAPAAARGDTIAEIESGDTVFVYEEGLDLSALRNETTDTPVTALVKYTDDDLDKGEINRISVPDETDFDLDDADVGEYTGLYYAYSKEDNARTGKRIMVRYPEVRIEPVLAAPNHADRIEGITIPTGTAIAFKVIGSYVGTQYVAGDEHASVDIVVTTPGGAELTTFEGRDLTDLPLTASNFYTDDPGMPGPIRLEGLEEGKYKVQARWHSPQGFADYAEDSNIITIYSGERIGVNTPLPTPTVTTVTTPTTTVTGTPTAAPTTAVPTETTAETTVSETSVPETTTTVPATTPAPTPLTLIPVFAALLLGILVMTRE
- a CDS encoding ABC transporter ATP-binding protein → MNDLPVIRLDGVTRVYSIPAGDVVALDDVSLDIMEGEFVAIMGPSGSGKSTLLNQIGSLDVPTSGDLFIDGRNTREMTDDELTDLRRDSIGYIFQKFNLIPLLTLYENVEYPLILKYGKRDESGRATELLKMVGLEGAMIEHTPTEISGGQQQRVAIARALVNDPKILLCDEPTGNLDSKTSTQIMEILADLNRRGKTVVMVTHDPATAEYANRTIVIRDGRVE
- a CDS encoding GTP-binding protein; its protein translation is MAREKLKLCVFGSFNAGKTSLITALDPSSRHVEADCDGGSTTVALDFGRVQVGEQQVYLFGTPGQDRFEFARKILSRGMDGAIIVVDSTYAPDEMTRELYSWLKGTGLPVVFMLNKCDLPESRPSLYADVIGDASVHLVSARTGENVHEALVSFVSGIVEDADPVL